In one window of Microbacterium maritypicum DNA:
- a CDS encoding SDR family NAD(P)-dependent oxidoreductase — MALTAHSTIGDWMNDPTGGPLIRGLFAQTGADPELLTPVLGLPLQQLVAMSQGQLPQSVVDDLVRAANGGEIPEDHTSEGWTEKPTSGRFAGKTVIVTGAASGIGKATASRIAREGGRVIASDIAAEKLDALKAELPDADIVTVAGDLTQQEAIDAVLAAAGDRIDGLANVAGINDDFSPAGETPDAVWDRVIAINLTAPFKLMRAVIPVMEAAGQGSILNVSSEAGLRGNASGNAYTASKHGIVGVTKSAAFMYGPKGIRVNSVAPGGVATGIPMPPHMSEYGSGRLAPFQQAIPTVATAEHLAASITFLLSDDAVNINGAILASDGGWSVQ; from the coding sequence ATGGCCCTCACCGCACACTCCACCATCGGCGACTGGATGAACGACCCGACCGGAGGGCCCCTCATCCGCGGACTCTTCGCGCAGACGGGCGCCGACCCCGAGCTGCTCACCCCCGTGCTCGGCCTTCCCCTGCAGCAGCTGGTCGCGATGAGCCAGGGCCAGCTTCCCCAGTCGGTGGTCGACGACCTCGTGCGCGCGGCCAACGGCGGCGAGATCCCCGAAGACCACACCTCCGAGGGCTGGACCGAGAAGCCCACCTCCGGCCGTTTCGCCGGCAAGACCGTGATCGTCACGGGTGCCGCCTCCGGCATCGGCAAGGCCACCGCCTCGCGCATCGCCCGCGAAGGCGGACGCGTGATCGCGAGCGACATCGCCGCCGAGAAGCTCGACGCTCTCAAGGCGGAGCTGCCGGATGCCGACATCGTCACGGTCGCGGGCGACCTCACGCAGCAGGAGGCGATCGACGCCGTCCTCGCTGCCGCGGGCGACCGCATCGACGGTTTGGCGAACGTCGCCGGCATCAACGACGACTTCTCTCCCGCGGGCGAGACCCCCGACGCCGTCTGGGACCGCGTCATCGCGATCAACCTGACCGCTCCGTTCAAGCTCATGCGCGCGGTCATCCCGGTGATGGAAGCCGCGGGCCAGGGCTCGATTCTCAACGTCTCGAGCGAGGCCGGCCTGCGCGGCAACGCCTCGGGCAACGCCTACACGGCCAGCAAGCACGGCATCGTCGGCGTGACCAAGTCGGCGGCCTTCATGTACGGGCCGAAGGGCATCCGCGTGAACTCGGTCGCCCCGGGCGGCGTCGCCACCGGCATCCCGATGCCCCCGCACATGTCCGAGTACGGCTCGGGCCGCCTGGCCCCGTTCCAGCAGGCGATCCCGACCGTGGCGACGGCCGAGCACCTGGCCGCATCCATCACGTTCCTGTTGTCGGACGACGCCGTGAACATCAACGGCGCCATCCTCGCCTCCGACGGCGGATGGTCGGTGCAGTAA
- a CDS encoding GmrSD restriction endonuclease domain-containing protein, giving the protein MKTDLTTPQGIFGMPQHLTVPIYQRPYVWTQEDQWAPLWGDIRRLTEHRMDNPGSNATHFLGAVVTQDAPTGPVGMQEFQIVDGQQRLTTLQLALDATAAAFAARDLHALAARLNFLTHNDSNFVGDGETALKLRHTNRDRPAFDEVMVAEPPVDHAALSHRSSLLTQAHEYFASHVGAWLDSDPDTLSARADALAISLQTALQLVVIRLTSDEDSQEIFETLNARGTPLTAADLIKNFVFQRLKAEGKDTAEAYRSWPFETKFWEAEVSVGRFPTTRSALFLGQWLISRVGKEVSPRSTFARFKFFTEHETDHTMSELLELITAQAATYQQLTERAAETHADLNRVELHVYRMSVAQVEITKPVVLWLTEPGNPYGPGTIAGVVDAVESWIVRRRLLRLQNGDLGRVAAELISAARGASDEDVVDKVQRHLTRQQSTSTYWPGDEELTETLRSVPFYRRFPQPMQRMLLQAIEDWYRGYTQIGPSKTGIRMHRDKNQVEHLLPRAWQSHWPVSDAAAEADRDEHVHRLGNLTLITGSLNASVSNGPWLGDDGKRAAIHRHDVFLMNRAIVDSSADGWAERRIDERTEEMITAVAATWPVPQGHEGKTIDRSSRLSKATASYSDVIAAGLIEVGATLQCTDGRWPDARGTLLAGGRMLYEGKTYESPAGAAREVRGGKSGNAWYFWRVEGGPVINDLREELLRLPS; this is encoded by the coding sequence GTGAAGACCGACCTCACGACGCCTCAGGGAATCTTCGGCATGCCGCAGCACCTGACCGTTCCCATCTATCAGCGCCCGTATGTGTGGACCCAGGAGGACCAGTGGGCACCCCTCTGGGGCGACATCAGACGCCTGACTGAGCATCGGATGGACAACCCCGGTTCGAACGCGACGCATTTCCTCGGAGCGGTCGTCACACAAGACGCACCGACCGGTCCTGTAGGTATGCAGGAGTTCCAGATCGTCGATGGCCAGCAAAGGCTGACGACGCTGCAGCTCGCTCTCGACGCGACAGCGGCAGCCTTCGCCGCACGCGATCTGCATGCGCTCGCCGCACGCCTCAACTTCCTGACGCACAACGACAGCAACTTCGTCGGAGACGGAGAGACGGCATTGAAGCTGCGCCACACGAACAGAGATCGACCCGCGTTCGACGAGGTGATGGTCGCCGAGCCGCCGGTCGATCATGCGGCACTGAGTCACCGCAGCTCACTCCTCACGCAGGCGCACGAGTACTTCGCCTCGCACGTCGGCGCCTGGCTTGACTCCGATCCCGACACTCTGAGTGCGAGAGCAGACGCACTCGCTATCTCACTCCAGACGGCACTGCAACTCGTAGTCATCCGTCTGACGTCCGACGAGGACTCGCAGGAGATCTTCGAGACGCTGAACGCCCGTGGCACTCCGCTGACTGCAGCCGACCTCATCAAGAACTTCGTCTTCCAGCGGCTGAAAGCAGAAGGCAAGGACACGGCGGAGGCGTACCGGAGTTGGCCGTTCGAGACGAAGTTCTGGGAGGCCGAAGTCAGCGTAGGGCGCTTCCCCACGACCCGCAGCGCGCTCTTCCTCGGGCAGTGGCTGATCTCACGAGTCGGCAAGGAAGTGAGCCCTCGCTCCACATTCGCGCGCTTCAAGTTCTTCACCGAACACGAAACCGACCACACGATGTCGGAGCTCCTCGAACTCATCACGGCCCAAGCCGCCACTTACCAACAACTCACCGAGCGCGCCGCCGAAACGCATGCTGACCTCAACCGCGTGGAGCTCCACGTCTATCGGATGTCGGTGGCCCAGGTGGAGATCACCAAGCCCGTCGTGCTCTGGCTCACCGAACCAGGCAACCCTTATGGACCTGGAACGATCGCTGGTGTGGTCGATGCTGTTGAAAGCTGGATCGTCCGCCGACGCCTGCTGCGGCTGCAGAACGGCGATCTTGGCCGAGTTGCCGCCGAGCTGATCTCGGCCGCACGTGGGGCATCCGACGAGGACGTCGTCGACAAGGTCCAGAGACACCTGACGCGCCAACAGTCCACCAGCACGTACTGGCCCGGCGACGAAGAACTCACTGAGACGTTGCGCTCCGTGCCGTTCTATCGGCGCTTTCCCCAACCGATGCAGCGGATGCTTCTCCAAGCGATCGAAGACTGGTACCGGGGCTACACGCAGATCGGCCCGTCGAAGACAGGCATCAGGATGCACCGAGACAAGAACCAGGTCGAGCATCTACTGCCTCGAGCATGGCAGTCTCACTGGCCTGTTTCGGATGCGGCCGCAGAGGCCGACCGCGACGAGCACGTGCACCGGCTCGGAAACCTCACCCTCATCACTGGTTCGCTCAACGCCTCGGTTTCTAATGGCCCTTGGCTCGGGGACGACGGCAAGCGCGCCGCCATCCATCGCCACGATGTTTTTCTCATGAACCGCGCAATCGTCGATTCGTCTGCCGATGGCTGGGCCGAGCGGCGCATCGATGAGCGCACGGAAGAGATGATTACGGCCGTCGCGGCCACCTGGCCAGTTCCACAAGGCCACGAAGGCAAGACCATCGACCGATCGTCGCGATTGTCGAAGGCGACGGCGTCATACTCGGACGTGATTGCGGCAGGCCTGATAGAGGTCGGCGCCACCCTTCAATGCACCGACGGACGGTGGCCCGACGCGCGGGGAACTCTGCTCGCCGGCGGGAGAATGCTCTACGAGGGCAAGACCTACGAGAGCCCGGCTGGGGCGGCGAGGGAAGTACGCGGCGGCAAGAGCGGCAACGCATGGTACTTCTGGCGCGTCGAGGGAGGACCCGTGATCAACGACCTCCGCGAGGAGCTCCTGCGCTTGCCGTCCTGA
- a CDS encoding TetR/AcrR family transcriptional regulator, which translates to MPRPRSEKARQSVLEAMRRALAADGYEAVTIEGLAESAEVSKQTIYRWWPSKAAILGEALLEGSLPGAEVSVPMTDDLGADLRAWFSAMSDGLARPEGVALARALIEVTAADPELGLVLNERLAAPIREWVAERVSRGRAAGDVRADVDAAVIADQFIAMASYSALIGQPLSAGRVEETVVRLLRGIAA; encoded by the coding sequence GTGCCCCGTCCTCGCAGTGAGAAAGCCCGCCAGTCCGTGCTGGAGGCGATGCGGCGCGCGCTCGCCGCAGACGGATACGAGGCCGTGACGATCGAGGGCCTCGCCGAGTCTGCGGAGGTGTCGAAGCAGACGATCTACCGGTGGTGGCCGTCGAAGGCCGCGATCCTCGGCGAGGCACTGCTCGAAGGATCGCTGCCGGGTGCCGAGGTGTCGGTGCCGATGACGGATGACCTCGGGGCTGATCTGCGGGCGTGGTTCTCGGCCATGTCCGACGGGTTGGCCCGGCCCGAGGGTGTGGCGCTCGCGCGGGCGCTGATCGAGGTGACGGCGGCTGACCCCGAGCTGGGGCTCGTCTTGAACGAGCGGTTGGCGGCGCCGATCCGTGAGTGGGTGGCCGAGCGGGTGTCGCGCGGGCGTGCCGCGGGGGATGTGCGGGCGGATGTGGATGCTGCCGTGATCGCGGATCAGTTCATCGCGATGGCGTCGTACTCCGCGTTGATCGGGCAGCCGTTGAGCGCGGGGCGGGTCGAGGAGACGGTGGTGCGGTTGCTGCGGGGGATTGCGGCGTAA
- a CDS encoding DUF2087 domain-containing protein, whose amino-acid sequence MSDVRAMLACLANEEVARVFASIVLHVDPDDIPQARKEKAVEALSRSGLITAETETLALNSAGIRAELAGIGGKVTSDPLQRWLDESGRIRQYPRRANEREKLLTTIGDQAINAGERLTEAEVNSRLERYTSDVPTLRRYLVVHRILARENDGSRYWRP is encoded by the coding sequence ATGAGCGACGTGAGAGCAATGTTGGCGTGTCTGGCAAACGAGGAGGTGGCTCGCGTCTTCGCGAGCATCGTCCTGCACGTCGACCCCGACGATATCCCTCAGGCGAGGAAGGAAAAGGCCGTTGAGGCCTTGTCTCGAAGCGGACTCATCACAGCAGAGACCGAAACCCTTGCGCTCAACTCCGCAGGAATCAGGGCAGAGCTGGCAGGTATTGGTGGCAAGGTGACGTCAGATCCCCTGCAGCGGTGGCTTGACGAAAGCGGTCGGATACGACAGTACCCACGGCGCGCAAACGAGCGAGAAAAGTTGCTGACGACGATTGGCGATCAGGCGATCAACGCGGGTGAACGGCTCACTGAAGCGGAAGTGAACAGCCGCCTAGAACGGTATACCTCCGATGTCCCGACACTGCGTAGGTATCTAGTCGTCCACCGGATTCTCGCCCGCGAGAACGATGGCTCGCGGTACTGGCGACCCTAG
- a CDS encoding 3-keto-5-aminohexanoate cleavage protein yields MSATFDADHVPGPERRMLLQACVNGARDAVGHPWLSADASVVADDAARAVAAGAHEVHVHPKDATGRDSLAADDVARWVRAMRSASPGVPVGVTTGAWAEPDVERRLAAIERWTELPDHASVNWHEAGADEVAALLLKRGVAVEAGLWDAAGFEVWKRSPVRGECLRVLIELPDEPTDTLRDHAEGMIAHVELEEPDLPILLHGEEGSTWPVFDLAVEFGVASRIGLEDTLLLPDGATAPGNAALVRAAVARLRGV; encoded by the coding sequence ATGAGCGCGACTTTCGATGCCGATCACGTTCCCGGGCCCGAGCGACGCATGCTGTTGCAGGCATGCGTCAACGGCGCCCGCGATGCGGTCGGACACCCGTGGCTGAGCGCGGATGCCTCGGTCGTGGCCGACGACGCCGCCAGAGCTGTGGCGGCGGGCGCGCACGAGGTGCATGTGCATCCGAAAGATGCCACGGGACGCGACAGTCTCGCCGCCGACGATGTCGCACGGTGGGTGCGGGCGATGCGCTCCGCGAGCCCTGGCGTGCCGGTCGGCGTGACTACGGGGGCGTGGGCCGAGCCCGATGTCGAGCGTCGTCTCGCGGCCATCGAGAGGTGGACGGAGCTGCCTGATCACGCGTCGGTCAACTGGCACGAGGCCGGCGCCGACGAGGTGGCCGCGCTGCTGCTGAAGCGAGGTGTCGCGGTCGAGGCGGGGCTGTGGGATGCGGCCGGCTTCGAGGTGTGGAAACGCTCGCCCGTCAGAGGGGAGTGCCTGCGGGTGCTCATCGAGCTTCCCGACGAGCCGACCGACACGCTGCGCGACCACGCCGAGGGGATGATCGCCCACGTCGAGCTCGAGGAGCCCGACCTGCCGATCCTGCTCCACGGGGAAGAGGGTTCGACGTGGCCGGTGTTCGACCTCGCGGTCGAGTTCGGCGTGGCGTCGCGGATCGGGTTGGAAGACACCCTGCTGCTCCCCGACGGTGCGACGGCACCGGGCAACGCCGCGCTCGTGCGGGCGGCTGTGGCGAGGCTACGGGGAGTCTGA
- a CDS encoding phosphatase domain-containing protein, which produces MPTDRPRAWIFDVDGTLALIGDRSPYDMRNVAVDTPNHPVVVAAQAFAAHPDVDALIVVSGRDETARRATEAWLTFNEIPFDRLLLRRTGDQRADNIVKAEIYDAHIEPHFTVIGVVDDRRSVVEMWRSRGLTCFQVAEGDF; this is translated from the coding sequence ATGCCCACAGATCGCCCCCGCGCCTGGATCTTCGACGTCGACGGCACCCTCGCCCTCATCGGCGACCGCTCGCCGTACGACATGCGCAACGTGGCGGTCGACACTCCGAACCACCCCGTCGTCGTCGCCGCTCAGGCGTTCGCCGCGCATCCAGACGTCGACGCGCTCATCGTCGTCTCGGGCCGCGATGAGACCGCTCGCCGCGCCACCGAAGCCTGGCTGACGTTCAACGAGATCCCGTTCGACCGCCTCCTGCTCCGACGTACGGGCGACCAGCGCGCCGACAACATCGTCAAAGCCGAGATCTACGACGCCCACATCGAACCGCACTTCACCGTGATCGGCGTCGTCGACGACCGCCGCAGCGTGGTCGAGATGTGGCGGTCTCGCGGGCTGACCTGCTTCCAGGTCGCCGAGGGCGACTTCTAG
- a CDS encoding M1 family aminopeptidase gives MPRLTSPARRRLIATLPITALLAGSLLATSLPAAAADDSVAGPRTSGDPMFPNIGNGGYDALDYDVSLSWSPTGVADGLVTGDITTATTTMTARALAPLHQFSLDFEGMTVEGVTVNGVPASWSRDIDPAAEKFKLIVTVPTPVEGEFTVAVTYSGTPVRHVDSDGAFEGWNGTNDGAILLGQPIGTMAGFPHNNTPSDKATYTISVDAPSVLANVSGVQGDAAVASNGELQSKTVSGERTTWVWRQDKQMASELVVIAIGRFEVIEGSVTLSDNRVIPSWSFMDAGLSDTNKTTIRNRVAQLETITRNLESIYGPYPGNSTGVIVDTVPSGVNYALETQDRSFFPSTNSVNGNTLIHELVHQWYGNNVAPTTWTDIWIGEGMATWGPTYYNSAAAFGSGTSTEQSYFNSWNNKASSSADWNIPPGAQTASNELYGYQTYTRSAQFWEALKISIGDDAFFALIKEWQTRFAGQSRTSADLKALAEELSGRDITALWNDWILEPGKPAWPDKLSVSLTATPAAAEPLDIGDAATYTLSATNTGRVALASSVVTVDLSDVLSRATLVAVPTGTVLDGTTLTWNVPAGVAAGASTEVQFTVEVAEDAPSGAFSSTARVATLGGTCATCVAELSIMEVLAPTSAPIITGTAAVGQTLTATSDGWPAGTALSYSWAIDGAPVVSDAPVLRMARAAAPGAQFVVPADALGKRITVTVTGTLDGFRAGSVTSAATAAVGPALSQGGGVTTPGGGTTPGAGQLGQTGAELPIGGAALGLVLLLLGAAFVARRRRHRIDAA, from the coding sequence ATGCCTCGACTGACCTCCCCCGCCCGTCGACGATTGATCGCGACTCTTCCGATCACCGCTCTCCTCGCCGGCTCCCTTCTCGCCACCTCTCTTCCCGCGGCAGCGGCCGACGACTCCGTCGCCGGGCCCCGCACCTCGGGCGACCCGATGTTCCCGAACATCGGCAACGGCGGCTACGACGCCCTCGACTACGACGTCTCCCTCAGCTGGAGCCCGACCGGCGTCGCCGACGGACTGGTCACCGGCGACATCACCACTGCCACGACGACGATGACCGCCCGTGCCCTCGCTCCGCTGCACCAGTTCTCCCTCGACTTCGAAGGCATGACGGTCGAGGGGGTGACCGTCAACGGCGTCCCTGCCAGCTGGTCGCGCGACATCGACCCGGCTGCGGAGAAGTTCAAGCTCATCGTCACCGTGCCGACCCCGGTGGAAGGGGAGTTCACGGTCGCCGTCACGTACAGCGGCACACCCGTGCGCCACGTCGACAGCGACGGCGCCTTCGAGGGCTGGAACGGCACGAACGACGGCGCGATCCTCCTCGGACAGCCGATCGGCACCATGGCCGGTTTCCCCCACAACAACACCCCGAGCGACAAGGCCACGTACACGATCTCGGTGGATGCCCCTTCGGTTCTCGCCAACGTCTCCGGCGTGCAGGGCGACGCGGCCGTCGCCAGCAACGGCGAACTGCAGTCGAAGACCGTCTCGGGCGAGCGCACCACCTGGGTGTGGCGACAGGACAAGCAGATGGCCTCTGAACTCGTGGTCATCGCGATCGGGCGCTTCGAGGTGATCGAAGGCTCGGTCACCCTGAGCGACAACCGCGTCATCCCCTCGTGGTCCTTCATGGACGCGGGGCTCAGCGACACGAACAAGACCACCATCCGCAACCGGGTCGCGCAGCTCGAGACCATCACCCGCAACCTCGAGAGCATCTACGGCCCCTACCCCGGCAACAGCACCGGCGTGATCGTCGACACCGTGCCCAGCGGGGTCAACTACGCCCTCGAGACGCAGGACCGGTCGTTCTTCCCGAGCACGAACTCCGTGAACGGCAACACCCTCATCCACGAACTCGTCCACCAGTGGTACGGCAACAACGTCGCACCGACCACCTGGACCGACATCTGGATCGGCGAAGGGATGGCCACCTGGGGCCCGACCTACTACAACAGCGCCGCAGCCTTCGGCTCGGGAACCAGCACCGAGCAGAGCTACTTCAACTCGTGGAACAACAAGGCCTCGTCGAGCGCGGACTGGAACATCCCCCCGGGCGCCCAGACCGCCTCGAACGAGCTCTACGGCTACCAGACCTACACCCGCAGCGCCCAGTTCTGGGAGGCGCTGAAGATCTCGATCGGCGACGACGCCTTCTTCGCCCTGATCAAGGAATGGCAGACGCGCTTCGCCGGCCAGAGCCGCACGAGCGCCGACCTCAAGGCTCTCGCCGAAGAGCTCTCCGGCCGCGACATCACGGCACTATGGAACGACTGGATCCTCGAGCCTGGCAAGCCCGCCTGGCCCGACAAGCTGTCCGTCTCGCTGACAGCGACCCCGGCTGCCGCGGAACCGCTCGACATCGGCGACGCCGCCACCTACACGCTCAGCGCCACCAACACGGGCCGGGTGGCACTCGCCTCCTCCGTGGTGACGGTCGATCTCAGCGACGTGCTCTCGCGCGCGACGCTGGTGGCTGTGCCGACGGGCACTGTCCTCGACGGCACGACCCTCACCTGGAACGTGCCCGCGGGCGTCGCAGCGGGGGCCTCCACCGAGGTGCAGTTCACGGTCGAAGTGGCTGAGGATGCACCGAGCGGTGCCTTCTCGTCGACCGCGCGCGTCGCTACTCTCGGCGGCACCTGCGCCACCTGCGTCGCGGAGCTCTCGATCATGGAGGTGCTCGCGCCGACCAGCGCTCCGATCATCACGGGCACCGCGGCGGTCGGACAGACCCTGACCGCGACCTCGGACGGCTGGCCCGCCGGAACCGCGCTCAGCTACTCCTGGGCGATCGACGGCGCGCCCGTCGTGAGCGATGCACCCGTCCTGCGGATGGCCCGCGCGGCCGCGCCGGGCGCCCAGTTCGTCGTTCCGGCAGACGCCCTCGGCAAGCGGATCACGGTCACAGTGACCGGGACGCTCGACGGATTCCGTGCCGGTTCCGTCACGAGTGCGGCCACCGCAGCCGTCGGTCCCGCCCTCAGCCAGGGCGGCGGAGTTACGACCCCCGGCGGCGGCACCACTCCCGGCGCCGGCCAGCTGGGACAGACGGGTGCGGAACTGCCCATCGGCGGCGCAGCCCTCGGCCTGGTGCTGCTCCTGCTTGGCGCGGCATTCGTCGCTCGACGTCGTCGCCACCGCATCGACGCCGCCTGA